In one window of Vibrio sp. DW001 DNA:
- the kduD gene encoding 2-dehydro-3-deoxy-D-gluconate 5-dehydrogenase KduD has translation MGIIMFDLSGKVAIVTGCNTGLGQGMAVALAKAGADIVGVGHIQPTETTKKITQFGKKFKFVEANLLSIEPVQRIIDEAVEAFGRVDILVNNAGIIRREDSINFSEKDWDDVMNINIKVPMFLSQSVAKQFIKQGNGGKIVNIASMLSFQGGIRVPSYTSSKSGIMGLTKLLACEWASHGINVNAIAPGYMATDNTEALRKDEDRSAEILRRIPASRWGTPEDLAGPVVFLASPASDYVNGYTVAVDGGWLAR, from the coding sequence ATAGGAATTATTATGTTTGATTTATCAGGGAAAGTAGCCATTGTTACAGGTTGTAATACGGGCTTAGGTCAAGGTATGGCTGTTGCTTTAGCAAAGGCTGGAGCAGACATTGTCGGAGTTGGTCATATTCAACCGACTGAAACCACAAAAAAAATAACCCAGTTTGGGAAAAAATTTAAGTTTGTTGAAGCAAACTTATTGTCAATAGAGCCAGTACAAAGAATCATTGATGAAGCCGTGGAAGCTTTCGGAAGAGTTGATATTTTGGTTAATAATGCCGGTATCATTCGCAGAGAAGATTCGATCAATTTCTCTGAAAAAGATTGGGATGACGTTATGAACATCAATATCAAAGTTCCAATGTTCTTGTCTCAATCAGTTGCGAAACAGTTCATAAAACAAGGCAATGGCGGAAAAATAGTCAACATAGCATCCATGCTTTCCTTCCAAGGTGGCATACGCGTTCCTTCATATACATCAAGTAAATCTGGAATTATGGGGTTAACAAAACTGTTAGCTTGCGAATGGGCATCTCATGGAATTAATGTCAATGCCATCGCGCCCGGTTATATGGCAACAGACAATACTGAGGCGTTACGTAAAGACGAAGATCGAAGTGCAGAAATATTACGTCGAATCCCAGCCAGTCGCTGGGGCACCCCAGAAGATCTTGCTGGTCCTGTTGTTTTTTTAGCTTCTCCGGCTAGTGATTATGTGAATGGATATACCGTTGCCGTCGACGGCGGTTGGTTAGCAAGATAA
- a CDS encoding YicC/YloC family endoribonuclease, whose amino-acid sequence MIYSMTAYSRKEVKGDWGSAVWEIRSVNQRYLETYFRLPEQFRGLEPILRERFRKRLARGKVECHLRFEANPDAKGELSINETLARQVINAANQVSNLIGESNRINPFQVMQWPGVMETPEQDMDAIKKDLLAAFDEGVSEFIEARGREGTNMKDLITTRLDAITDEAFKVRDRMPEIIEWQRERLIKKFEEAKIELDATRVEQELIMLAQKVDVAEEIDRLDSHVKETNNILKKGGACGRKLDFMMQEFNREANTLASKSISTDITASGVELKVLIEQMREQIQNIE is encoded by the coding sequence ATGATCTACAGCATGACGGCATACTCTCGCAAAGAAGTGAAAGGCGATTGGGGCAGCGCAGTTTGGGAAATTCGTAGCGTGAACCAACGCTATTTAGAAACTTACTTCCGCTTACCAGAACAGTTTCGTGGTTTAGAGCCTATTTTGCGCGAGCGCTTTCGTAAACGTCTTGCTAGAGGCAAAGTAGAGTGCCATTTACGCTTTGAAGCCAACCCTGATGCGAAGGGTGAGTTATCAATCAATGAAACACTTGCTAGACAAGTCATTAATGCGGCAAACCAAGTATCTAATCTAATTGGTGAAAGTAATCGAATCAATCCATTTCAAGTCATGCAATGGCCTGGTGTGATGGAAACACCAGAACAAGACATGGATGCGATCAAAAAAGATTTATTAGCGGCGTTTGATGAAGGTGTAAGTGAGTTCATTGAAGCTCGCGGCCGTGAAGGCACAAACATGAAAGATTTGATTACCACTCGCCTTGACGCGATTACAGATGAGGCGTTCAAAGTTCGTGATCGTATGCCTGAGATTATTGAGTGGCAACGTGAAAGATTAATCAAGAAATTTGAAGAAGCTAAAATCGAACTTGACGCGACTCGCGTAGAGCAGGAGCTCATTATGCTTGCTCAGAAAGTAGATGTAGCCGAAGAGATAGATCGTTTAGATTCTCACGTTAAAGAAACAAATAATATTCTGAAAAAAGGCGGGGCATGCGGCAGAAAGCTCGACTTTATGATGCAAGAATTCAATCGTGAGGCAAATACTCTAGCCTCTAAATCAATCAGTACAGACATCACCGCTTCAGGTGTTGAGCTGAAAGTACTGATTGAGCAGATGAGAGAACAGATCCAGAATATAGAGTAA
- a CDS encoding TRAP transporter substrate-binding protein, which yields MNIYPTLKKITLSAIALGLLASNPAFSAVTLKLAHYAEPGHPADVAANQMAKNVKERTGGEVKINVYPANQLGSPNDVLEQNVLGVIDMSLPTQGHLSKYSLKFATVMTPFAFRDAKHAYDVLDGPFIEWAAPDLEQHNLIYLSNWDWGFRNITNNKKAINHASDVEGLKLRTPPEVQLQSAMSALGANVAQLSFNELYMALKQGVVDGQENPLSVIYYNKLYEVQNNLAMTEHVYNSMVNVISKKKWDKLTPEQQVILKEESIKAGNMMRETMQKEQVELVKMLEEKGMKVTRPNKAEFKAAMGPAYTKIGQYAGEENLQTFLDMLN from the coding sequence ATGAACATCTACCCTACATTGAAAAAAATCACATTGTCTGCCATTGCCTTGGGATTATTAGCCAGCAACCCTGCGTTTAGTGCAGTGACATTGAAGTTAGCTCATTATGCAGAACCAGGACACCCTGCAGATGTTGCTGCAAATCAAATGGCAAAGAATGTTAAAGAAAGAACAGGTGGTGAAGTAAAAATAAACGTATATCCCGCAAACCAATTGGGTAGCCCAAATGACGTTTTAGAGCAAAATGTACTTGGTGTTATCGACATGAGCCTACCAACTCAAGGTCACCTAAGTAAGTATTCATTGAAATTTGCAACCGTAATGACGCCGTTCGCATTTAGGGACGCAAAACATGCATATGACGTTCTAGATGGGCCTTTTATCGAATGGGCAGCGCCTGATTTAGAGCAACATAATCTGATTTATTTATCTAATTGGGATTGGGGATTTAGAAACATAACCAACAATAAGAAAGCCATCAATCATGCGAGTGATGTCGAAGGACTTAAATTAAGAACACCACCAGAAGTTCAACTTCAGTCGGCAATGTCTGCTCTTGGTGCGAATGTAGCACAGCTTTCATTTAATGAATTGTATATGGCGCTCAAGCAAGGTGTCGTTGATGGTCAGGAGAACCCACTTTCCGTCATTTATTATAATAAGTTATATGAAGTTCAAAACAATCTGGCGATGACAGAGCATGTCTATAACTCAATGGTTAACGTTATATCTAAGAAAAAATGGGATAAATTAACGCCAGAACAACAAGTTATTCTAAAAGAGGAAAGTATCAAAGCTGGGAATATGATGCGTGAGACCATGCAAAAAGAACAAGTCGAGCTAGTTAAAATGCTTGAAGAAAAGGGTATGAAGGTGACACGTCCGAACAAAGCAGAATTTAAAGCTGCGATGGGACCTGCTTATACCAAAATTGGTCAGTATGCAGGCGAAGAAAACCTTCAAACGTTCCTCGATATGTTGAATTAA
- a CDS encoding TRAP transporter large permease, translating into MSALVVFVGLISLILLGVPIAVSMGGVSIIAMHEDFSSLTMLAQRMYASTTGFTLLAIPFFILAGNLMNTGGITDRIFRFAKAGVGHYWGGLGQVNILSSVIFSGMSGAAVADAAGLGKIEIKAMVDNGYDSKFAAAITAASSTIGPVIPPSIPFVIYGSLTGVSVGKLFLAGMIPGALMAITMVIAVYIISKRRNYKRQPRAARSEFWISLKEAILPLMTPVIIVGGILGGVFTPTEAAVVACMYAMALSGLVYKELSFRSLIDILKDTLLHTVRVMFIISTAGFFSWVMIYLQVPQAVIDTLISMTDSSVILLLIMIFVLLGLGMFLEGVAVILICVPIFMPLVQHIGMDPIQFGVIMILASMIGLLSPPVGMCLYAVASISNVKIGALSKEVLPYMLGILLVLFFVAFIPKISLFAPYLLG; encoded by the coding sequence ATGTCAGCACTAGTTGTATTTGTAGGGCTTATCTCGCTGATTTTGTTAGGCGTACCGATTGCTGTATCTATGGGAGGGGTCTCCATAATAGCAATGCATGAAGACTTCTCTAGTCTTACCATGCTCGCCCAAAGAATGTACGCATCCACAACAGGCTTTACATTATTGGCAATCCCTTTCTTTATATTAGCCGGGAACTTAATGAATACAGGTGGTATCACCGATAGGATATTCAGATTTGCTAAAGCTGGAGTGGGCCATTATTGGGGTGGATTGGGGCAAGTCAATATACTATCAAGTGTTATTTTCTCTGGTATGTCAGGCGCTGCTGTTGCTGATGCGGCAGGGCTCGGAAAAATTGAAATAAAAGCCATGGTAGACAATGGTTATGATTCAAAATTCGCAGCTGCCATCACTGCAGCATCTTCCACTATTGGTCCCGTCATTCCACCGAGTATTCCATTTGTTATTTATGGTTCCCTTACTGGTGTGTCCGTAGGGAAATTATTTCTTGCCGGTATGATTCCAGGTGCGCTGATGGCGATAACGATGGTCATAGCCGTTTATATCATATCAAAAAGAAGGAATTACAAACGACAGCCTAGAGCGGCTAGAAGCGAGTTCTGGATTAGTTTGAAAGAGGCTATTTTACCTCTAATGACACCCGTCATTATTGTAGGCGGAATATTAGGCGGCGTCTTTACTCCTACAGAAGCGGCAGTAGTAGCATGTATGTATGCGATGGCATTGAGTGGCCTTGTTTACAAGGAACTTAGTTTTCGCTCACTAATTGACATATTGAAAGATACGTTGCTCCATACAGTAAGAGTCATGTTTATTATTTCAACAGCAGGGTTCTTTAGTTGGGTTATGATTTACCTACAAGTGCCACAAGCCGTCATAGACACGTTGATCTCCATGACCGATTCTTCAGTCATATTACTGTTAATAATGATATTTGTGTTGCTGGGTCTTGGCATGTTTCTAGAGGGTGTGGCGGTTATTCTAATCTGTGTACCGATATTTATGCCTTTAGTACAACACATCGGAATGGACCCTATTCAATTTGGTGTTATTATGATTTTAGCATCAATGATTGGACTATTGAGCCCACCCGTCGGAATGTGTCTATACGCTGTAGCCAGTATAAGTAATGTCAAAATTGGTGCACTGAGTAAGGAAGTACTTCCTTATATGTTAGGGATACTACTTGTTCTGTTCTTTGTAGCTTTTATTCCAAAAATCTCGCTGTTTGCTCCGTATCTTTTGGGATGA
- the lpxL gene encoding LpxL/LpxP family Kdo(2)-lipid IV(A) lauroyl/palmitoleoyl acyltransferase — MSRSIKPKFTLSLLHPKYWLVWLGFGFLALFVNILPYKLLYFVGRKIGQVSMKIGKSRVKVARRNLELAFPERTAQENQDFVEENFKNTGLALIETAITWFWPTWRFKRLLNGGDYSEITKFESEKKGILFCCAHALNLEITGRALAVLGIGGFGVYRPHNNPVYNFIQYRGRAHNGNRLIDRKDVKGMIRALRNGDRIFYLPDHDYGRKKSVFVPFFAVDDACTTTGTSILVYTSHCAIVTVSGFRNQNLKYDIQVDPSFHLDYPQRDEKAAAAFMNKHIENIILKAPEQWMWLHKRFKTMEDESIPRGIRYK; from the coding sequence ATGAGTAGAAGCATTAAACCTAAGTTTACCTTATCTCTTCTCCACCCCAAATACTGGTTGGTTTGGTTGGGCTTTGGATTTCTAGCACTTTTCGTCAACATATTGCCTTATAAGTTACTCTACTTTGTAGGTAGAAAGATTGGTCAAGTGAGTATGAAAATAGGAAAGAGCAGAGTAAAGGTTGCCAGACGTAATCTAGAACTCGCCTTTCCAGAAAGAACCGCGCAAGAAAACCAAGACTTTGTAGAAGAGAATTTTAAAAATACCGGACTTGCGTTGATAGAAACCGCGATTACTTGGTTTTGGCCAACTTGGCGCTTTAAAAGGTTGTTAAACGGCGGAGATTATTCTGAGATAACAAAATTCGAGAGCGAAAAAAAAGGCATACTCTTTTGTTGCGCCCACGCACTTAATTTAGAGATAACGGGCCGAGCACTTGCTGTATTAGGCATTGGCGGTTTTGGTGTTTACCGCCCACATAATAATCCGGTCTATAATTTCATTCAATATCGGGGCCGAGCCCACAATGGTAACCGACTCATAGACAGAAAAGATGTCAAAGGGATGATTCGCGCACTCAGAAACGGAGATCGTATTTTTTATCTACCTGATCATGACTACGGTCGAAAAAAATCCGTGTTTGTTCCATTTTTTGCCGTAGATGATGCCTGCACCACAACAGGTACCAGTATTTTGGTATACACAAGCCATTGCGCTATTGTCACAGTATCTGGGTTTAGAAATCAGAACCTAAAATATGATATTCAAGTTGACCCATCATTCCATCTCGATTACCCACAACGCGATGAAAAAGCAGCGGCTGCATTTATGAATAAACATATCGAAAATATTATTTTGAAAGCACCAGAACAGTGGATGTGGCTACATAAGCGTTTCAAAACAATGGAAGACGAATCCATTCCGCGCGGAATAAGATACAAATAA
- a CDS encoding IclR family transcriptional regulator, whose protein sequence is MTMQNKVEYRAPALEKALDIIELLSQSKQPLTKKEISVSLDRTVNEIFRMLEVLKVREYVTHNDAQGTYELSLKMYELSNLHPPIKRLLRTANPEMLELSEHVQQSCHLSMYDRGHMLIVARQESPYKMGFGVRLGARIDIFGSGSGIVALAFNDLETRMKMLESSGATEEEIKFVLQEVEKTIRDGLYVGESPQISGVTNISLPILSIHGNAAAVLTIPYLTLNATTLHHNIVGVDNAKIFAQLSAKKLTESVGGKWHLPEL, encoded by the coding sequence ATGACTATGCAGAATAAAGTGGAATATCGTGCTCCGGCTCTTGAAAAAGCTCTTGATATCATTGAGTTACTGAGCCAATCGAAGCAACCACTTACAAAAAAAGAGATCTCAGTAAGTTTAGATAGAACAGTAAATGAAATTTTTCGAATGCTTGAGGTACTTAAGGTTCGTGAATATGTAACTCATAACGATGCTCAGGGCACATACGAGCTGAGCTTGAAGATGTATGAGTTATCTAATCTTCATCCTCCTATCAAACGTTTACTTCGAACGGCAAATCCTGAAATGCTCGAGTTAAGTGAGCATGTACAACAATCTTGTCATCTGAGCATGTATGATCGAGGTCACATGCTTATAGTTGCGAGACAAGAGAGCCCATACAAAATGGGGTTTGGTGTTAGGTTAGGAGCTCGAATAGATATATTTGGTTCTGGTTCAGGCATTGTAGCGTTAGCATTTAATGATTTAGAAACGAGAATGAAGATGTTGGAAAGCTCTGGAGCGACAGAGGAAGAAATAAAATTCGTCTTACAGGAAGTAGAAAAGACGATAAGAGACGGGTTATATGTTGGAGAAAGTCCACAAATAAGCGGTGTCACCAATATTTCTTTACCTATCCTATCCATTCATGGGAACGCTGCTGCAGTCTTAACGATACCGTATCTGACTTTGAATGCGACAACATTACATCACAATATTGTAGGTGTAGATAACGCTAAAATATTCGCACAACTATCTGCCAAAAAATTGACCGAATCTGTCGGTGGTAAGTGGCATTTGCCTGAGCTGTGA
- the pyrE gene encoding orotate phosphoribosyltransferase encodes MKAYQREFIEFALEKEVLKFGEFTLKSGRISPYFFNAGLFNTGRDLARLGRFYAAALIDSGISYDVLFGPAYKGIPIATTTAVALADHHDVDAPYCFNRKEAKDHGEGGNLVGSALEGRIMLVDDVITAGTAIRESMEIIQANGADLAGVLVAIDRQEKGKGELSAIQEVERDFQCQIVSIVSLTDLISYLEEKGGSVDQLEKVKAYRAEFGV; translated from the coding sequence ATGAAAGCATACCAACGTGAATTTATTGAATTTGCTTTAGAAAAAGAAGTCCTTAAATTTGGCGAGTTTACATTAAAATCTGGACGTATCAGCCCATATTTTTTTAATGCTGGCTTGTTTAATACCGGAAGAGATCTCGCGCGACTAGGTCGATTCTATGCTGCGGCACTAATCGATTCTGGTATTTCATATGATGTTCTCTTTGGTCCTGCATATAAAGGCATTCCTATAGCAACAACGACTGCGGTTGCTTTAGCTGATCACCATGACGTGGATGCACCTTATTGCTTCAATCGCAAAGAAGCGAAAGATCATGGAGAAGGTGGCAACCTTGTCGGTAGCGCGCTAGAAGGTCGTATCATGCTTGTGGACGACGTTATTACTGCTGGTACCGCTATCCGCGAGTCTATGGAGATAATCCAAGCCAATGGCGCAGACTTAGCCGGTGTTCTTGTTGCTATTGATAGACAAGAGAAAGGAAAAGGCGAGCTTTCTGCGATTCAAGAAGTAGAACGCGATTTCCAGTGTCAGATTGTCTCTATTGTTAGCCTTACGGATCTTATCTCTTATCTCGAAGAGAAAGGTGGTAGTGTTGATCAATTAGAGAAAGTGAAAGCCTATCGAGCTGAGTTTGGGGTTTAA
- the kduI gene encoding 5-dehydro-4-deoxy-D-glucuronate isomerase codes for MITKYSNSPEDVKHYQTSRLRKEFLIESLFNDDFINIVYSHIDRVVAIGVSPLTKSLKLEDFIEPKSFGVEFFLQRREMGIANIGGAGEVTVNGERYHLDHLDVLYIGLGNIDISFASNDSNAPAQFYCLSSPAHQNYPTVLITKNMAKQLDLGEPETVNARTLNQYIHPDVMQSCQLSMGITHIKTGSAWNTMPCHTHERRMEAYFYFNIEPNEVVFHFMGEPTETRHLVIKNKELVFSPSWSIHSGCGTKNYSFIWGMAGENQTFDDMDFIANSDLK; via the coding sequence ATGATAACAAAATATTCAAATTCTCCTGAAGATGTGAAACATTACCAGACCTCACGCCTTCGCAAAGAATTTTTAATAGAATCACTATTTAATGATGATTTTATTAATATCGTTTATAGCCATATTGATCGTGTTGTCGCGATTGGTGTCTCTCCCTTGACGAAATCTCTGAAACTTGAAGATTTTATTGAACCTAAATCATTTGGTGTTGAGTTTTTCTTACAAAGAAGAGAAATGGGCATTGCCAATATAGGCGGAGCTGGGGAAGTGACCGTAAATGGCGAGCGCTACCACCTTGACCACCTTGACGTACTTTATATTGGGTTAGGAAATATCGATATTTCTTTTGCATCCAATGATTCTAATGCGCCAGCACAGTTTTATTGCCTTAGCTCTCCTGCTCACCAAAACTATCCTACCGTACTCATAACAAAAAACATGGCAAAGCAGTTGGATCTGGGTGAACCGGAAACGGTCAACGCTAGGACTCTCAATCAATATATCCATCCAGATGTCATGCAAAGCTGCCAACTCTCTATGGGAATTACTCATATTAAAACGGGGAGCGCATGGAACACTATGCCTTGTCATACACATGAACGCCGGATGGAAGCTTACTTTTATTTCAATATTGAACCCAACGAAGTGGTCTTTCACTTTATGGGTGAACCAACAGAAACTCGTCATTTAGTTATAAAGAATAAAGAGTTGGTCTTCTCTCCTAGTTGGTCCATTCATTCTGGGTGTGGTACCAAAAATTACAGTTTCATTTGGGGAATGGCAGGTGAAAACCAGACGTTCGACGACATGGACTTTATCGCAAATAGCGATCTTAAATAG
- the gmk gene encoding guanylate kinase: protein MAQGTLYIVSAPSGAGKSSLISALLETNPTYAMKVSVSHTTRNMRPGEEDGLHYHFIPKESFEALIEKNEFLEHAEVFGNYYGTSRVWIEDNLNKGIDVFLDIDWQGARQIRKQMPLAKSVFIIPPSNGELERRLNARGQDNEAIIAKRMSEAKSEMSHFDEYDYLIVNDDFDASLMDFKAIIRAERLKQDKQAAKYNGMLTALLAE, encoded by the coding sequence ATGGCTCAAGGGACTCTTTATATAGTATCCGCTCCTAGCGGTGCAGGTAAATCTAGCTTAATTTCAGCGCTGCTGGAAACAAACCCGACTTACGCAATGAAAGTCTCTGTATCTCACACAACGCGTAACATGCGCCCTGGTGAAGAGGATGGTTTGCACTACCATTTTATTCCAAAAGAGAGCTTTGAAGCGCTAATCGAGAAAAACGAATTTCTCGAACATGCTGAAGTTTTCGGTAATTACTATGGAACTTCTCGTGTATGGATTGAAGATAACCTGAATAAAGGTATCGACGTTTTCCTCGATATTGATTGGCAAGGAGCTCGACAGATCCGTAAACAGATGCCACTTGCTAAGAGCGTTTTTATTATTCCACCATCTAATGGTGAATTAGAACGTCGCCTCAATGCAAGAGGACAAGATAATGAAGCAATCATAGCAAAACGCATGAGCGAAGCTAAATCCGAAATGTCACATTTTGACGAATATGATTATCTTATTGTTAATGATGATTTTGATGCGTCATTGATGGACTTTAAGGCGATTATTCGTGCGGAACGCTTAAAACAAGACAAACAAGCGGCGAAATATAATGGTATGCTCACAGCACTATTGGCAGAGTAA
- the rph gene encoding ribonuclease PH, producing MRPNDRSAVQVRPIKMTRNYTAYAEGSVLVEFGNTKVLCNATVEENVPRWLKGKGKGWVTAEYGMLPRATHTRNRREAASGKQGGRTMEIQRLIARSLRAVVDLEAMGEFMVTVDCDVIQADGGTRTASISGASVAMADAFQHLVAEGKLKQNPMKGHVAAVSVGIVNGEALCDLEYVEDSAADTDMNVVMTEEGKMIEIQGTAEGEPFSHDELMDLLALAKQGISDIIEVQKAALVD from the coding sequence ATGCGTCCAAACGACAGAAGCGCGGTACAAGTTCGTCCAATTAAAATGACTCGTAACTATACAGCGTATGCTGAAGGTTCTGTGTTAGTAGAGTTTGGAAACACCAAAGTGTTATGTAATGCAACGGTTGAAGAGAATGTGCCTCGTTGGCTAAAAGGGAAAGGAAAAGGTTGGGTAACGGCAGAATACGGCATGTTACCAAGAGCAACACACACTCGTAACCGCCGTGAAGCTGCAAGTGGAAAGCAGGGTGGGCGTACGATGGAAATTCAACGCCTTATCGCTCGTAGTTTGCGTGCAGTTGTCGATCTTGAAGCGATGGGTGAGTTCATGGTTACTGTTGACTGTGATGTGATTCAAGCTGACGGCGGAACAAGAACCGCCTCTATTTCTGGTGCAAGTGTCGCTATGGCGGATGCATTCCAACATTTGGTTGCAGAAGGTAAGCTTAAGCAAAATCCAATGAAGGGCCATGTTGCGGCTGTATCGGTTGGAATCGTTAATGGTGAAGCATTGTGTGATCTAGAATATGTTGAAGATTCTGCGGCAGATACCGATATGAATGTGGTTATGACGGAAGAAGGCAAGATGATCGAAATCCAAGGTACCGCAGAAGGCGAACCTTTCTCACATGACGAATTAATGGATTTACTGGCGCTCGCTAAACAGGGTATTTCCGATATTATTGAGGTGCAGAAAGCTGCGCTAGTCGATTAG
- a CDS encoding cupin domain-containing protein: MSVERKQYVYTIKDLPMTPIVEEQGISTRFLLGDSIMVSFIENPPGADFPIHSHDCEQIMIMLEGSEEHVIGDQVISMKAGDVAVHPSNTPHGGKSVTGMKAIDIFAPPRRGHLEKMKQYGTFPNPDGTYPKKNNIDD; this comes from the coding sequence ATGTCTGTCGAAAGAAAACAATATGTCTACACAATTAAAGATCTTCCAATGACTCCCATTGTAGAGGAACAAGGAATCAGTACGCGATTTCTTCTTGGGGATAGCATCATGGTTAGCTTCATTGAAAACCCTCCAGGTGCAGATTTTCCGATTCACTCACATGACTGTGAGCAAATAATGATTATGCTAGAAGGGTCCGAAGAACATGTCATTGGTGATCAAGTCATATCAATGAAGGCTGGTGATGTTGCGGTACATCCTTCAAATACACCACACGGTGGTAAAAGTGTCACTGGCATGAAAGCCATCGATATTTTTGCTCCACCACGTCGTGGGCATTTAGAAAAAATGAAGCAATATGGAACATTTCCTAATCCTGATGGTACTTATCCTAAGAAAAACAACATTGATGATTAA
- a CDS encoding YgjV family protein has translation MPNIDAAQAIGLVALVIGGCNFLNTNDYKFKIQLTIFCVVLSVHFYLMGAITGCIISFISGLRTLVSLKNNDYRIMFIFMFVFWLVGLPSIDYGYELLPIIGSSITTYAYFKTVGIKMRLLVGINSLCWLAHNILISSIGGVTMETIFIVFNLYTISRIYSSNLELERKLKHQYHQCDQS, from the coding sequence GTGCCAAACATTGATGCTGCACAAGCCATTGGTCTTGTAGCCCTTGTTATTGGTGGCTGTAATTTTTTAAATACAAATGACTACAAATTTAAAATTCAATTAACTATTTTCTGTGTTGTATTATCAGTTCATTTTTATTTAATGGGTGCGATTACTGGTTGTATAATTTCGTTTATAAGTGGGTTGCGTACATTAGTATCGTTAAAGAACAATGATTATCGAATAATGTTTATTTTCATGTTTGTATTTTGGCTAGTAGGGCTTCCAAGCATCGATTATGGATATGAATTACTACCAATAATAGGATCCTCAATAACCACTTACGCTTACTTTAAGACAGTTGGTATTAAGATGAGACTTTTGGTCGGTATAAACAGTTTGTGTTGGCTAGCTCATAACATATTAATATCATCAATTGGTGGTGTAACAATGGAAACAATATTCATAGTATTTAACCTCTACACTATCTCCCGCATCTATAGTTCAAATTTGGAGTTAGAAAGGAAACTAAAACATCAGTACCACCAATGTGACCAATCTTAA
- the rpoZ gene encoding DNA-directed RNA polymerase subunit omega produces MARVTVQDAVEKVGNRFDLVLISARRARQMQTGGKDSLVPEENDKPTVIALREIEEGLITKDVLDARERQEQQEQEAAELAAVSSITHTR; encoded by the coding sequence ATGGCACGCGTAACCGTTCAAGATGCAGTTGAAAAAGTTGGCAACCGCTTCGACCTAGTACTAATCTCGGCTCGCCGCGCTCGTCAGATGCAAACTGGCGGCAAAGATTCACTAGTGCCTGAAGAGAATGATAAGCCTACTGTTATCGCACTTCGTGAAATCGAAGAAGGCTTGATCACTAAGGACGTTCTTGATGCACGTGAACGTCAAGAGCAACAAGAACAAGAAGCGGCTGAACTCGCGGCTGTAAGTAGCATTACTCACACTCGTTAA
- a CDS encoding SDR family oxidoreductase, with protein sequence MAKYLITGASTGIGAEASRILAKDNELFLVYNRSKENAEKLKIDVEAMGAKVHLFQADLTSEEACIKLFDDISLVTTSLDGLINNAGGLVQRQSIEEFKWDLMLDIFNLNTFSLLKVTSLAVPFLKKGTNPSIVNTTSIVVRHGGPTATLYAASKGAVDTFTRGACRELAPTIRVNSVSPGVIDTPFHHKVSTEEQMKTWAEGNPLKRNGVSKNVADAIKFCLENDFVNGESIDVNGGLYIR encoded by the coding sequence ATGGCCAAATATTTAATTACGGGCGCAAGTACAGGCATTGGTGCAGAGGCATCTCGCATCCTAGCTAAAGACAACGAATTATTTTTAGTTTATAACCGATCGAAAGAAAACGCTGAAAAACTTAAAATCGATGTCGAAGCGATGGGGGCAAAAGTTCATTTATTTCAAGCTGATTTAACGTCTGAAGAAGCCTGCATTAAGTTATTTGACGACATTAGCTTAGTCACAACTAGTCTAGATGGTTTAATTAACAACGCGGGAGGGCTGGTACAGCGCCAAAGTATTGAAGAGTTTAAATGGGATTTAATGTTAGACATATTCAATTTAAATACATTTTCACTCTTGAAAGTGACTTCTCTAGCCGTTCCTTTTCTAAAAAAAGGAACAAACCCTAGCATAGTTAATACAACGTCAATTGTGGTAAGACACGGAGGGCCAACAGCAACTTTATACGCCGCGTCAAAAGGAGCCGTCGATACATTTACAAGGGGAGCATGTAGAGAGCTAGCACCAACGATCCGAGTTAACTCTGTTTCTCCTGGCGTTATCGACACACCATTTCACCATAAAGTGTCGACCGAAGAACAAATGAAAACGTGGGCCGAAGGCAATCCTTTGAAGAGAAATGGTGTGTCAAAAAATGTTGCGGACGCCATTAAATTTTGTTTAGAAAATGATTTTGTTAACGGTGAGAGTATCGACGTTAACGGTGGTCTTTATATTCGCTAA